One part of the Proteiniborus sp. DW1 genome encodes these proteins:
- a CDS encoding CapA family protein: protein MKKKNYVNKKIFSTFKHICLLLSILAVLILWGCGYQKESKTSDISPHETSIEANNEVINDINNNDVTDIEEDLNSYNFVLSFAGDINFDENWSTMEYYNTVENGIYDCFSPELIQMMRDADIMCLNNEFTYSTNGTPLEGKYYTFRAHPSRVNILKELGVDIVSLANNHVYDYGVQSLIDTMATLKQADILYYGAGHNLDEAMSPVYFEIQGKTIAYVAASRAEKYKMTPQATEDSPGILRCYDTELFIQTIKEAKENADYVIAYVHWGTENTYELEEVQLTTGKEYLDAGADIVIGAHPHCLQGIEYYNGKPIVYSLGNFWFNDRTIDTMLLNIHFYGDDTEEFIELEIVPAIQENHVTRIVTEQSEKERIFSFLEDISINVEIDEEGIISEVSN from the coding sequence TTGAAAAAGAAAAATTATGTAAATAAAAAGATATTTTCAACTTTTAAGCATATATGTTTACTATTGTCTATATTGGCTGTTTTGATTTTATGGGGTTGTGGATATCAGAAGGAATCCAAGACCTCTGATATTTCACCTCACGAGACAAGTATTGAAGCAAATAATGAAGTAATTAACGATATAAATAATAATGATGTAACTGATATAGAAGAAGACTTAAATTCATATAACTTTGTTTTATCATTTGCAGGTGATATTAATTTTGATGAGAATTGGAGTACTATGGAGTATTATAACACAGTTGAAAATGGCATCTATGACTGCTTTTCTCCTGAGTTAATACAGATGATGCGAGACGCAGATATTATGTGTCTCAACAATGAGTTTACATATAGCACAAATGGAACTCCACTAGAAGGAAAATACTATACATTTAGGGCTCATCCATCTAGGGTCAATATTTTAAAGGAGCTGGGGGTAGATATCGTAAGTCTTGCCAACAATCATGTATATGATTATGGTGTACAATCATTGATAGACACTATGGCAACATTAAAACAAGCTGATATACTTTATTATGGCGCTGGTCATAACCTAGATGAAGCCATGTCACCTGTTTATTTTGAAATACAAGGTAAGACTATCGCATATGTAGCAGCTTCAAGAGCCGAAAAATACAAGATGACTCCTCAAGCCACAGAAGATTCTCCTGGAATTTTACGATGCTATGATACAGAGTTGTTTATTCAGACTATAAAAGAAGCAAAGGAAAATGCAGACTATGTTATTGCATATGTTCATTGGGGTACAGAAAATACCTATGAATTAGAAGAAGTACAGCTTACTACAGGTAAAGAATACCTAGATGCAGGTGCAGATATAGTAATAGGCGCACATCCCCATTGTCTTCAGGGAATAGAGTATTATAATGGAAAGCCTATTGTATATAGCCTTGGCAACTTCTGGTTTAATGATAGAACTATAGATACTATGCTATTAAATATACATTTCTACGGTGATGATACAGAAGAGTTTATAGAACTAGAAATTGTCCCTGCCATACAAGAAAATCATGTAACTAGAATTGTAACAGAGCAATCAGAAAAGGAACGTATTTTTTCATTTTTAGAGGACATATCTATTAATGTGGAGATTGATGAAGAGGGGATTATTTCGGAAGTGAGTAATTAG